The Tolypothrix sp. PCC 7712 region AAAATAAATTAGTAAAAAATAGAAAATATTATATTTTTTTAACAAGTCGTTCATCGATAGGAGCTAATAAATCATGGATAGGAAAAATCAAGCATCACTGATTCAGGATAGTTTGATTGCCGAATTAACTGATACTGATTTAGCCGATTGTGTTGGAGGTTGCGGCTATATTAATCCAGCTGGTCAGGAAATTATTGCTAACAATGGTACGCTCAACGCTCTGGGGCTGCAAAACAATCCAAATATTGTGTATGACCCCAATGGTTCTATCCGCTATAGAAGCGATCGCCATCTCAAAGAATCTATAGCAGAGGTTGATATCTACGCCATTCTTCAAGGTATTGCTAAGTTACCGATTACAACTTGGCAATACAAAGACCAAGACCAGACAATTCGCCATATTGGCCCAATGGCTCAAGACTTTGCAGCCACTTTCAATCTTGGGGAGAGCGATCGCACTATCAATTTTGTTGATGCTCATGGTGTATCTTTGGCAGCGATTCAAGCACTTTACCATGTAGTGCAAAAGCAAGAATCTCAAATCAATGAATTGCAAACACAATTACTTGAGTTAAAACAACAACAGCAATTTTAAATTGTTTGTGAAAATATTTATGATGTTTTTTTGGCTATTCTACAGATAATCCTTCTTTACTTCAATTTGAGATAGGAAAGATATAACTTCTAGGGTAGCCATTCCGTGTCTTTACTGTTCTGAATTATCCTTTCTGCTACATAATTTATCTGAAATTGCTGAAATAATTGCAAAATTGATGGCATTTATTCAGTAATATCCTAGTCAATATTTAAGTTTAAATAAAGCCCAAAATGATTTTTTTAGACAAACACTACAACTATTTTTAAAAGTTATGTTAATTATTAGAGATTAACAAAGATTTTTTTACATATTAATCAAATTCAGGTTTTTTTAACATTATGTCTATGAGCCATCAACAAACAGTTACCACAGCCAGTTTAATTAAAGAATTATTTCACTACCAGAATTATGCTTAGTCAGCCGAAGTTTAAAGCACACTTCCATGTGGAAATATCTCCTCCTAAAACTGTATTTCTATTAAGTGAGAAAGGGCATTTTGTTTTAAATGGGCGTTTATATTGCCTACTAGCACCATTACTCAACGGGCTTTACTCTGTGGCTGAAATTACTCAACAGCTGCAAGGAAAAGCTACGGCTGATGAGATTATCTATGCACTACAACAGCTGGAACGTAAAGGATATATTACCAATGCAAATCATATCCCACAGGGAGCATCAGCTTTTTGGGAACTGCTAAATCAAGATGCTAGCGTTGTTAGCCAACACTTCCAAGAATCGAAAGTTAGCATTACCACATTTGGTAATGTCACATCTGAACCATTGCATAATATCTTGGAATCCCTCAATATTCCCATTGGGGATTTTGGTAAGTTTGCTGTTGTAGTCACAGATGATTATCTCCAGCCTGACTTGGCAAGTTTTAACCGAGAAGCTTTACAAGAAAAGCGTTCTTGGTTGCTAGTCAAGCCAGTCGGTGGCGTAATTTGGATTGGCCCCATCTTTAAACCTGGACATACAGGATGTTGGGAATGTTTAGCACAACGTCTTAGGATGAATCGTGAGGTTGAGTCTTTTTTACAAGCGCAACAAAAAACTCTCAACTCGTTTCCAATTTCCCGTGCGGCTTTACCTTCAACTGTCAACACTGGGTTAAATCTTGCAGCTACAGAAATAGCCAAATGGTTAAGCAACCTAAAACCGCATCCTTTAGAAGGAACTCTGTTAACTTTCGATTTGCTGCATCTTAACTTGCAACGCCATACCTTAGTTCGTCGGCCGCAATGTCATTGTTGTGGTGAGCCGACTTATCTAAGTCAATACCAAACTCAACCATTAGTACTAAATCATCGCCAGCCATTGAGTGATGACGGCGGGTATCGCAGCTGTGCGGCTGAAAAAGCCTTACAAAAATACGAACATCATATTAGCCCGATTACGGGAATTATCAGCAATT contains the following coding sequences:
- a CDS encoding tail fiber domain-containing protein, producing MDRKNQASLIQDSLIAELTDTDLADCVGGCGYINPAGQEIIANNGTLNALGLQNNPNIVYDPNGSIRYRSDRHLKESIAEVDIYAILQGIAKLPITTWQYKDQDQTIRHIGPMAQDFAATFNLGESDRTINFVDAHGVSLAAIQALYHVVQKQESQINELQTQLLELKQQQQF